A genomic stretch from Amia ocellicauda isolate fAmiCal2 chromosome 23, fAmiCal2.hap1, whole genome shotgun sequence includes:
- the LOC136719131 gene encoding FERM domain-containing protein 6, whose translation MRCTAPGCSPQRLGGDGDTGLCVGAEDRAEMAKQERSVCVLLPDKERLDISVGVKATGQEVFSRVCELLKIREPHFFGLSVVKDNEHIFMDLEQKLTKYFPKEWKKDASRGSARPGPPLVACLRVQYYVENGRLISDQKARWLYYCDLRQRVRGSRCRHREEAYFLLAAYALQADLGDHSDREHKGQYFQPQDYFPPWIIAKRGCGYILQHAPAMHREQRGRPAREALLLFIREACRLEDVPVHFYRLHKDKNDEHSAILLGLTLRGMYIYQELNSDRQLLYEFPWANVGRLTFLGKKFEIQPDGLPSARKLVYYTGSPSRSRHLLQHLSNSHRLYLNIQPALRQLRQAEEAEEKNRYHESYISDSLEVLLEPLQHPGSGGGDLGGSPRLWRRSASSHGSSGIEAGPQQRLSVEMSVDAPFSATKSFSSGDSHGSSHTSGIDTGSKTRPEEDWHDDEMQLLVDGPQELCVDDPVEMMRLAELMEGVSVEPRGIGQGEHWKDASPVSCVDPPAVLRSADSLEQVCHWKGWSSVDRHSRSLDDVRLCSPATPLEASLHTDASQSYTFGLRAPTDQSHSTSSCTADGPGKPSFYGKRSLNSLSLDLLGDELLEFIL comes from the exons ATGAGATGCACAGCGCCGGGCTGCTCTCCGCAGCGCCTCGGGGGTGACGGTGACACAGGACTGTGTGTGGGTGCTGAGGACAGAGCTGAGATGGCCAAGCAGGAGCGCAGCGTGTGTGTCCTGCTGCCTGACAAGGAGCGGCTGGACATCAGTGTTGGG GTGAAGGCCACGGGGCAGGAGGTGTTCAGTCGTGTGTGTGAGCTGCTGAAGATCCGGGAGCCTCACTTCTTCGGGCTGAGCGTTGTGAAAG ACAATGAACATATCTTTATGGACCTGGAGCAGAAGCTGACCAAGTACTTCCCCAAGGAATGGAAGAAAGACGCCAGTAGG GGCTCGGCCCGGCCTGGTCCTCCGCTGGTGGCCTGCCTGAGGGTGCAGTACTACGTGGAGAACGGCAGGCTGATCAG cGACCAGAAGGCCCGGTGGCTGTACTACTGCGATCTGCGCCAGCGCGTGCGGGGCTCCCGGTGCCGGCATCGTGAGGAGGCCTACTTCCTGCTGGCAGCCTATGCCCTGCAGGCCGATCTGGGAGATCACAGCGACCGGGAGCACAAGGGGCAGTACTTCCAGCCGCAGGACTACTTCCCTCCCTGG ATCATTGCCAAGAGGGGCTGTGGGTACATCCTGCAGCACGCCCCGGCCATGCACCGCGAGCAGAGGGGCCGCCCGGCCCGGGAGGCGCTGCTGCTGTTCATCAGAGAGGCCTGCCGGCTGGAGGACGTGCCCGTGCACTTCTACAGGCTGCACAAG GACAAGAATGACGAGCACAGTGCCATCCTGCTGGGTCTGACCCTGCGAGGAATGTACATTTATCAG GAGCTGAACAGTGATCGGCAGTTGCTGTACGAATTCCCCTGGGCCAACGTGGGCAGACTGACATTCCTG GGAAAGAAGTTTGAGATCCAGCCGGACGGCTTGCCTTCAGCACGGAAGCTGGTGTACTACACAGGCTCCCCGTCCCGTTCCCGCCACCTGCTGCAGCACCTGAGCAACAGCCACCGCCTCTACCTCAACATCCAGCCAGCTCTGCGGCAACTGCGCCAGGCGGAGGAGGCCGAGG AGAAGAACCGTTACCACGAGTCCTACATCAGTGACTCTCTGGAGGTGCTCCTGGAGCCGCTGCAGCACCCGGGCAGCGGGGGAGGTGACCTGGGGGGCAGCCCACGCCTCTGGCGTCGCTCCGCCAGCAGCCACGGCAGCTCTGGCATCGAGGCCGGCCCCCAGCAGCGCCTGTCTGTGGAGATGTCGGTGGATGCTCCCTTCTCTGCCACGAAGTCCTTCAGCTCTGGTGACAGCCACGGCAGCTCCCACACCTCGGGCATCGACACGGGCAGCAAGACGCGCCCCGAGGAGGACTGGCATGACGACG AGATGCAGCTGTTGGTGGACGGCCCTCAGGAGCTGTGTGTGGACGACCCAGTGGAGATGATGCGATTGGCCGAGCTCATGGAGGGTGTGTCAGTGGAGCCTCGTGGGATTGGCCAGGGGGAGCACTGGAAAG ACGCCAGCCCTGTGAGTTGTGTGGATCCTCCCGCAGTGCTGCGCAGTGCGGACTCCTTGGAGCAG GTGTGCCATTGGAAGGGGTGGAGCAGTGTGGACCGACACAGCCGGAGTTTGGACGATGTGAGGCTGTGCTCCCCCGCCACCCCGCTGGAAGCAAGCCTGCACACAGACGCCTCCCAGAGCTACACCTTCGGCCTGCGCGCACCCACGGACCAGAGCCACAGCACCAGCTCCTGCACGGCCGACGGCCCGGGCAAGCCCTCCTTCTACGGTAAGAGGTCGCTGAACAGCCTGTCTCTGGACCTGCTGGGCGACGAGCTGCTGGAGTTCATCCTGTGA
- the tarbp1 gene encoding probable methyltransferase TARBP1 isoform X4: protein MASALLDALLRSCRDPAAALDALCWGSDCFPDKDTVDALTCLITRLGDVSDRQPGAAPGPELLRRAEAIVWDRCFPLLCATGRDSGPCEPDGPGRRRALVAALCRLLGACAGLCGGAVPERLVETALPVLLAVGEEDVVEPGGDTCLDPSVAVEVIAAALPHLCPRSQLTHRLLDAVLACARAARDALVSKVVSRVLFSLLNNNQLKPSELLRRLWEGLKLWDQEDSSPAATARLLLCLTALSDQLLRASAAPSVPPVPQHPDPHVPQHPDPRLCPRFWALVQRGLTHRDNVSRKRALFLLKRCVSLSEETGAALHSGPAAADGVSLFWWEPHRLQLLLGFWVDYMLIMETLDENQIHVVRPVLNRFSKLMEATVADGPDRPLFHPSWLVCVYRRMFDSENKTVMEEGVRHLLELPPSPCLSLGFAEFVVGPFLDVLADSRLFHRAAGQSAGECPELAVKLQGFLVTFIGSLPEDSRGAVVLQMVQGLACRHWCAVPLLFLSQALAQLPPCPALGLPGLHALREVLRSTMVTHQVLLRGAAQCFLLETALHLTDVSAVTLEDVFSFLQHFRADESLCRGTGLWTRLCDWLHTSEGLFRSAGPRRGAEDGSGPLSSYVQNLLDSFLRVPASAEPAGPVPGWAEAELVGRAVLLAADLEQRRAQSGEVGVPESPGLPQLLRPLLDTLHRVGTSVYLPVCKTDRSLQLLLSLLRLCRHQGPQDAVRGALEQCVFSVAEPVQEYVVRRLGGELCTLQDVERCRLYLSVLRALVQLGDAVGRHRVSLLQRLVPALSRSCLRTLEPHEEQSGQPCRTLPLQPPQLAAQVQRAVGQSAAAWLCEVALEQPGQLHPDSCPALAALTAHLSRAPMNQMLAKPLANTEQQGCVEEGPCLQGWGRLAAQFVQDQWSCLRLVVSRSAPPPGVLQGAMEALSILPSDQVLPVLSCLRTLLPQLLVSEASLCVEAVTLAWTVVRGLSSSPHDFWPVLRGFIQLVFQQAVLELPPPEHCQLSAAVARIAVELIEMSQTKAGVFNQLIQQCCDTWMPLDAGSDSAFASALTHLDIFTEACLHGPVLRRDQRLLQDVQAYIEQLGEECAANSAVSSDCRDDHFPRVHAMAFLSRLDASNELHKTFMEQLVLRLLNKDEEAARARVRYYGNSLQHRVKNRAWQSLLLLLPRLEEASAARVLGRLYEAGFCGNQASVKYLIEWQIILTLERHPALLPTLWPCFLLGQENNKTSICTFLSVLVHLGTVLQRVDDKAAQWRRALDVILQWCFSHNFSERHEELAADPGALLLRDVPPPAGLQRRDHLPHAAQPV, encoded by the exons ATGGCCTCCGCGCTGCTCGACGCGCTTCTGCGGAGCTGCCGGGACCCGGCGGCCGCGCTGGACGCGCTGTGCTGGGGCAGCGACTGCTTCCCGGACAAGGACACCGTAGACGCGCTGACCTGCTTGATAACGAGACTCGGCGACGTGTCGGACCGCCAGCCCGGTGCTGCACCGGGACCAGAGCTCCTGCGCCGGGCGGAGGCGATAGTGTGGGATCGGTGTTTCCCGCTGCTGTGTGCCACTGGCCGGGACTCGGGGCCCTGCGAGCCGGATGGCCCTGGACGGAGGCGGGCGCTGGTAGCGGCGCTGTGCCGGCTGCTGGGCGCCTGTGCCGGGCTGTGTGGCGGGGCGGTCCCGGAGAGGCTGGTGGAAACAGCCCTGCCAGTGCTGCTGGCAGTCGGGGAAGAGGACGTTGTGGAGCCGGGGGGCGACACATGTCTGGATCCCTCCGTGGCGGTGGAGGTGATCGCCGCCGCCCTGCCCCACCTCTGCCCCCGCTCGCAGCTCACACACAGGCTGCTGGACGCCGTCCTCGCCTGCGCCAGGGCGGCCCGGGACGCGCTGGTGTCCAAAGTGGTGTCGAGggttttattttctctgctGAACAACAACCAGCTGAAGCCCTCGGAGCTGCTGCGCCGGCTGTGGGAGGGTCTGAAGCTCTGGGATCAGGAGGACAGCAGCCCGGCCGCCACCGCTCGCCTGCTGCTGTGCCTGACGGCCCTCTCGGACCAGCTGCTCCGCGCCAGTGCTGCCCCCTCTGTGCCCCCTGTCCCCCAGCACCCCGACCCCCATGTCCCCCAGCACCCCGACCCCCGCCTCTGCCCGCGCTTCTGGGCCCTGGTCCAGCGAGGCCTGACCCACAGAGACAACGTGTCCCGCAAACGAGCCCTGTTTCTGCTGAAGAGGTGCGTGTCGCTCTCGGAGGAAACGGGCGCTGCTCTGCACAGCGGCCCGGCGGCTGCGGACG GGGTCAGTCTGTTCTGGTGGGAGCCCCACAGGCTGCAGCTGCTCCTGGGGTTCTGGGTCGACTACATGCTAATCATGGAGACGCTGGATGAAAACCAG ATCCACGTGGTGCGGCCCGTGCTCAACAGGTTCAGTAAACTGATGGAAGCAACTGTGGCTGATGGCCCAG ACCGGCCCCTGTTCCACCCCTCCTGGCTGGTGTGTGTGTACCGCCGCATGTTCGACAGTGAGAATAAGACGGTGATGGAGGAGGGCGTGCGTCACCTCCTGGAGCTGCCCCCGAGTCCCTGCCTGTCGCTGGGCTTCGCGGAG TTCGTCGTGGGGCCGTTCCTGGATGTCCTGGCTGACAGCCGGCTGTTCCACAG GGCGGCTGGGCAGAGCGCGGGGGAGTGCCCGGAGCTGGCCGTCAAGCTGCAGGGGTTTCTGGTGACTTTCATCGGCAGCTTGCCAGAGGACAGCCGAG GGGCCGTGGTGCTGCAGATGGTGCAGGGTCTGGCGTGTCGTCACTGGTGTGCCGTGCCGCTCCTCTTCCTCTCGCAGGCGCTGGCCCAGCTGcctccctgccctgccctgggGCTGCCCGGCCTGCATGCTCTCAG GGAGGTTCTGCGCTCCACCATGGTCACCCACCAGGTCCTGCTGCGAGGGGCAGCTCAGTGCTTCCTGCTGGAGACGGCCCTCCATCTGACAGACGTG agcgCTGTGACCCTGGAGGACGTGTTCAGCTTCCTGCAGCACTTCAGAGCGGACGAGTCTCTGTGCAGAGGGACCGGGCTGTGGACTCGG ctctgtgattggctgcacACCAGTGAGGGGCTGTTCAGGAGCGCGGGGCCCAGGCGGGGAGCCGAGGACGGCAGTGGCCCCCTGAGCAGCTACGTTCAGAACCTGCTGGACTCGTTCCTGAGGGTCCCGGCGAGTGCAG AGCCCGCGGGACCTGTGCCGGGCTGGGCGGAGGCAGAGCTTGTGGGCCGGGCGGTGCTGCTGGCGGCCGACCTGGAGCAGAGACGAGCACAGAGCGG GGAAGTGGGGGTGCCGGAGAGCCCAGGCCTGCCGCAGCTGCTGCGCCCCCTGCTGGATACGCTGCACAGGGTCGGCACCAGTGTGTACCTGCCGGTGTGCAAGACGGACAGGAGTCTGCAGCTGCTGCTCTCCCTGCTGCGCCTCTGTCGCCACCAGGGCCCCCAGG ATGCGGTTCGGGGCGCTCTGGAGCAGTGCGTGTTCTCCGTGGCCGAGCCGGTGCAGGAGTATGTAGTGAGGAGGCTGGGTGGGGAGCTGTGCACG CTGCAGGACGTGGAGCGTTGCCGGCTGTACCTGTCGGTGCTGCGGGCCCTGGTCCAGCTGGGTGACGCAGTGGGTCGGCACAGGGTGTCCCTCCTGCAGAGGCTCGTCCCGGCGCTGAGCCGCAGCTGCCTGAGGACCCTGGAACCGCACGAGGAGCAG tcagGCCAACCGTGCCGCACTCTTCCCTTGCAGCCTCCCCAGCTGGCGGCCCAGGTGCAGCGCGCAGTGGGCCAGTCCGCCGCCGCCTGGCTGTGTGAGGTGGCGTTGGAGCAGCCTGGCCAGCTGCACCCCGACTCCTGTCCGGCCCTCGCCGCGCTGACCGCACACCTCTCCCGGGCCCCCATGAACCAGATGCTGGCCAAGCCGCTGGCCAACACCGAGCAGCAGGG GTGTGTGGAGGAGGGCCCCTGTCTGCAGGGCTGGGGCCGGCTGGCCGCGCAGTTCGTGCAGGATCAGTGGTCGTGTCTGCGGCTGGTCGTCAGCCGGAGCGCCCCCCCCCCCGGGGTCCTGCAGGGGGCCATGGAGGCCCTGTCCATCCTGCCCTCGGACCAGGTGCTGCCCGTGCTGTCCTGCCTGCGGACGCTGCTGCCCCAG CTGCTGGTCTCCGAGGCGTCGCTGTGTGTGGAGGCCGTGACCCTGGCCTGGACGGTGGTCCGCGGCCTGAGCAGCAGCCCCCACGACTTCTGGCCGGTGCTGCGAGGCTTCATCCAGCTGGTCTTCCAGCAGGCCGTGCTGGAGCTGCCCCCCCCAGAGCACTGCCAGCTCTCCGCCGCTGTGGCACGG ATCGCCGTGGAGTTAATCGAGATGTCCCAGACGAAGGCGGGTGTGTTTAACCAGCTGATCCAGCAGTGCTGCGACACCTGGATGCCCCTCGATGCCGGCAGTGACAGTGCATTCGCCAGCGCCCTGACCCACCTGGACATCTTCACGGAGGCGTGTCTCCATGGCCCGGTGCTCCGCAGGGACCAGCG GCTGCTGCAGGACGTGCAGGCATACATCGAGCAGCTGGGAGAGGAGTGCGCAGCCAACAGCGCCGTCAGCAG CGACTGCAGAGATGACCACTTCCCCCGGGTTCATGCCATGGCCTTCCTGAGCCGCTTGGATGCGTCCAACGAGCTGCACAAGACGTTCATGGAGCAGCTGGTGCTCCGGCTGCTTAACAAG GACGAAGAGGCGGCCAGAGCCAGAGTGCGATACTATGGCAACTCCCTGCAGCACCGAGTGAAGAACCGAGCGTGGCAgagcctgctgctgctgctgccccgGCTGGAGGAG GCGTCTGCAGCCCGGGTCCTGGGCCGGCTGTACGAGGCCGGCTTCTGCGGTAACCAGGCCTCGGTGAAGTACCTGATCGAGTGGCAGATCATCCTCACCCTGGAGCGCCACCCTGCACTGCTGCCCACGCTCTGGCCCTGCTTCCTGCTG GGCCAGGAGAACAACAAGACCAGCATCTGCACCTTCCTGTCCGTGCTGGTGCACCTGGGCACTGTGCTGCAGCGCGTGGACGACAAG GCGGCGCAGTGGAGGCGTGCTCTGGACGTGATCCTGCAGTGGTGCTTCAGTCACAACTTCAGC GAACGCCATGAAGAACTGGCAGCGGATCCAGGAGCACTTCTTCTTCGGGACGTTCCACCCCCTGCAGGACTACAGCGTCGAG